Genomic DNA from Cloeon dipterum chromosome 3, ieCloDipt1.1, whole genome shotgun sequence:
AGAGGCACAGCGTGAGTGCATTTCGAGCCGCAGGGTTGATTTGATTGcttaaaatgtataaaaccTAACAGTGTAGAAATTGCCTACAGAAAACAGGGTTGTTGTGTAAGCGAATGCAAATAGTATTCACCTGAAACGCGCGTAAAATCTCAATTCGAGCGTtgcaatacaaatttatttgggaATTTCCAGCAATGCCCTGTAGCAGTAACGTGATTTTCaaccataaattttaactatacAAAAACTCAAGCTGAAGCAGtataattataacaattattactACTTAACTCAACGACACACAGACAAATCTTTTCGGTTTGAactaaaaagcagaaaatacaatcattaaattatatgtaaatgttcaatatCTCGTACTCAGCAAGTGTAAAAGACGaggatataaaattaaatttagcagtGTTCCTAACAATTAACAACCAACGGTCAAGAAGAGAAACTGTAACTCTTTGTAAATTTCGCAATATTGTAACGACgcctaaaacaaaattcagggCTTGATCGTGTTAGTGAaagttacatttttaaaatcatcatgGCATTTACTTAGCTGCACACGGTAACTCCATAATTTCCGTTTACTTTGTTGGAAATGCCTTGTTGCCGCGACCTAAAGTCTTTCACCGTTTCCCTACAGAAAAACGATTTCacgaatataataataatacatactACAACATTTGTAACGAAAAATAGAGTTCCCGAACGCATTTTTCATTAACAACTAAACGCATTGGTTATCGTAAGTGCCTTTTTAGTTAATTATCAAAcgagaaatgatttttcacgcGTTTTTACGGAGtgctcaatatttttaactcgcacacacatacGCCCACGAAAGTTAAATACTGTGTGTAAACAGCCACACCCTGTGATtttacattttggagaaactaCATGAAACAAAAGGCAAGAAATACCATGGTATCTTTAGTtgctgtatttaaaaaaaggaagtaAAGTGTCTTGAATTCGATTGGAAGTTGAAATTTGATAAGAATATTTCATCGAAATGCGtaatattgaaacaaaactgATGTGTAATCTAATATTTAGCACGAGTTCTGTTGAATATCTATATCAAAGTGTAGCCCACGCGgaacataaattaaagaaagcgGATGGATGAAAAATCGTGTTGCTTCAGTGACAAAATAACAGCCTTATTTGCGCAGCTTTTAATGTTAAAACGAAAGATTAACTGGCTAAGAAGttgtaaaatgcaaatgatgTATGTTTTCAGATTTATGGTTTTCATTACTAATTCGCATAATTAAACTTAATAAAGGTATGTGCAAAAGAGCCTTAAGGTTGTGTTACTATTTGCTGCTTCGCTCAGTTCAAAGGTAGAATTTCAATAGACTTTTACTGTGTGTGCCCATAATTTATTATAGCAGTCTCTATACTAcgtacaaaatgaaaaaaatgtatcacaAAGTTCCTGGCAGCAACGCGCGCACCAAAAGAAAATCATCAGCCTAAAACGAGTGTCTGAACATATGTCCAGCCCTGGTATGGAACTGCGGTCTATGCTGGAAGTGCAGCCATGGATTGGACATTCCCTTCTCACCTCTGGAAGAGGCACTCTAAAAAGACAAGAAATATAATAAgagaattcaaaataaaatagattttctcACCGCTCTGCTGAAGTAGCCCAGATTATGCGCATTCCATTCAAAGATCGGAGGGCTGGAATCGGGCTGGTTGTGCTGTAACCTGGTTTCATCCAACGCCAATTCTTCATACCTCACTGAAGGGTCTGAGGTTACCCTGTTGAGACCAGGAAGGTACGGAGGAACGTAGCCCAAAGCGCGAGATGCTCTGTGGTGTCTCAGAGCGAAGGCGCTCAGGCAAAACATACTGGCGATCAACTGCAATggatataataaatttgttatgaAAATAGTTAGTTTTaccattattaaataaaaagtctcAACTTTCGAACAACGAGGACAAGTGCGACTATTTATTAATCATCAGATAATTATTCCTTCCTCAAGAGTAACTtccaaataacaaatattcaattttatatttaatccgTTTAATCTTATAtcttgaaatacaaaaaaatgggaaaaatgatTGCTTAATAAAACACTATAAATCATACAAGGTTTccatttttgtgaatttactTCGATTATGTTATcacattatttcaatttaaaaatggtaacTTCAAACTcttactatatatatatatatatatatatatatatatatatatatatatatatatatatatatatatatatatatatatatatatatatatatatatatatgtttttgTGTTGACCAACGGGCCCACGGCTCAATCtaattttaagcaatattTGGCCTTATGAATGAATTGAAAATCTGTACACCAGAGATGTTAATTCGCGTTCTATACCTATACATGTAACTATCTTATtagaattcatatttttgaaaggaaatcgccgcatatttcaaatttattatgcgcaaatattttaactcttaGAGAATAtcgttaaaatttagattgatCTATATAAATTACAGACCTGCAAGTGGAAGAATCTCCGCATCTTAAATTTCACTGAGTAAATTGGTCCTGGCGCGTGAGCTGCTCCTGATGCTGTGCAAAAGGGCGAAGTATGTGTGGATCCTTATATGAACTTTCTCCCGCTCgcttgattaataaaaaagcaaagtttCTCATGTCATACACGCAGAGCGTGTCCTCTGCCGGGTAAGAAGTTCTCTCTGCTCGTCAGGCGCTCGCTCATTTACGCTTCACGCCCTTTAAATTCAGTAGGAGCCGCCGTCAATTTAATCTTGAGCCTTATACATACTTGTTAGCTATGCGGTGTGTGCAGAATAATTGTGAAACTTTCAAACGTACACACGCGCATTGTTTTTGCTAAGCGAGCGGCACCTGGAGCTTTCTGCTGCTCTCAGGAACAATATgagggaatttttttatttttatttttaacgcttGTGACTTTAGACAAAAACTTCATATTTTCCTAAACGACGAGAATGATCTCATTTTTAGTGtatgatattttgaaatacaaaCTTTAAGGACTGAGACGTGACACCCAAGATATATTATATGTCATCATAATGACATGGcttgttacaaaataattccTCAATCTGCTCTTATTTATAAtagtaataaatataatatttgtaaaataagtTTGGACATGTCTGACAATGaggatgacaaaaaataatgttgtacTTATATGGCATAATAATTTTGCCCTATTTATCACAGAGTAAATAGACTCTATTTATAGActaataatatacatattataaaatgcttcaccacccattatatttattagttAATCATTTGTAATAAAAGTAGGTAATTATTCccactgtttatttttttgtcagaaaaatcTCTTTTAGGCTCGATCTGAATAAATTACTGTGACTGTGTCTTTCAAGGTTTCGAGTCTTCTGACGACTAACAACTCTACTTTTTCTAACTCAGTTTAGCTTGGTTGGCAGCACTGTTAACTGCGGTGTGTGGGTGTGAACTGAGAACTGTGAAGAGATGTCATGGCTACTGACAGGAGCTCGTTCATAGTAAGCCGGTgttaatttttacacatttgttcaattaaatttatctttctgTCCCTCTGCGCTCTGGCAGGTCAAACAGGACGTTCGACTGAGTCCCTGCTCGATGTCAGCCGAATCAAAAGAGGCCCCGACGAACGGCGACAGCAACTCGTTCGTCGAGGTCTACAGTGCTGAAAATAATGGACAGCAATTTCGGAAGGCTGTCAAAGTAAATTTGACGCCGAGTGCAATTCCTAAAAGaaggtaatattttattctaaccctttatatttatttttacttcatttAAACAATCAATAAGATGAGtctgaattttttctgttaagcGAGAAACAATATCTTTCAAGTTTTTGATGGTATTTTTGCACAGAGACACGCCCTGCTGTCTTAAGgtcataaatttcaataaaggcTCTAACCAACAAGCTAATTTCCTGTGGTTGAGAGTCGAGAAATTGAGGACTATCAAACTCTCGGGTTTTTTCTCTTCGTCACTCCACTGTTCTGTACCAGAGCATTGACTGCGATAAACAAtcttattaattcaatttataaaaaaaaattatgaataataaGTTTTATTCTGCCAACAGTTTTTGCTAAATATtcgcaaaaaatatgtatagcGAGTCACTAGATCATTGAAACTCTTCACATCTGCAGCTTCCTCAATATCTACCGTTGATTCTTGGCTCGTattgttaaggcattttcgggagtgtcaaagcaatgggagatatttgagcagttcgagGGGTCTAATTCTgcctgcccaatgtcagaaattgCTAATGATGGTTAATTAAGTGGCTTAAAGTGCTCAATGGGCTGGGCTGGATGGCGCCAACTCGCCACCTGCtagttttcgcacctttccagcgactttagggacaaatgtctagcgtttcaattaaagacccTGTGCGGGTAGGCAAAAGATGACCACAtggggcccaagctcctctgtgGCCACTTGgaccccatgttatccgctcggcgttTTTATTGGGACCCGTTGATTCATAGCCGACGGGAAGAGCTGAGCAGATagaggtttttaaaaatgagtcagaacacacaaaattttatcttatctTCCGCACCTCTCATCACAATTTCGCGTGTTtcctttatcttttttatcaagaaattcaattttctgtaaaaaaatcctttcaaagctgacttattgttagttaatAATTcctaatattattaaatgctTTTAATCCATTGGTAttgccattttaaatattgaagcaCTTGACATATATATACTTTagccctgtccgaggaccgggaagggggcgcactgcactagcacgaatgctgaaacccgggtcccaataaaaccgcgaacggataacatgggcgcaccaggctgcacagggacccagcccactcaagggccacttgcctccacaccgaggactgcattgaaacgttAGACaatcgtcccgtgaagccaaatcacgcatgctggaaaggtgcaaaccagcaagtagcgagtcagcGCCGGTGCGcttcccagcccgttgagcaatttgagcgtttcgagtcactaaactaaccactttttgccatctctgacattgcgTAGCCAATaatagatctccgaactgctcaaataccccccattgctttgacactcctgagaatgccttttTGTTCTAGTGTAGGTTGCATTAAATATATCATTGACACTCAGAATATTTGGTTTGGACATTTGACAGACAAGAGCTGCTTAAATGGAACGGATGGGGGTACGCGGACTCAAAATTCGCCGTGAGGAAAGGAGTAATTTGGTTCACTGGCAACAGGTATATCTCTTCTACACTTGATCCGCAATCAATAATTGAATGTAAATTGAATAGATATCCAATTGGAGAGTTAGAGTTGCCTTATTTCACCCAGTGGACAAAAGATGTGTTCAACGTGGACTTGAGCAAGCCAATCACACCGCAACAACCTACTTCAAAATTCCCTGATCCCATCATTAACACCGgtaactttatttaattttgaaactctaCGCAAGTAATGCATACAAATACTCTTTGAAACAGATTTCATGgcagaaattagaaaatgcaACTTGGCGATATCTGATGATGGCATGGACCGGCTGTTTAGAGCACACGGACATACACTCCATGACATCTATGTCTTGCGAGTTGGGATGTTTGCCAGAATCCCAGACTTGGTTATCTGGCCAGGTAGACTGAAAATAGAAACAGCTATGTATGCTAAGTCTAATCCATGGTAATCTTGCGCAGACTCTCATGATGAAGTGGTAAAAATCGTTGAACTTGCCACTAAGTACAATGTTGTGATCATGCCGTATGGAGGAGGAACCAGCGTCACTTGTGCTAATTCTTGTCCTGAGGAGGAAAAAAGAATGATCGTGTCTCTGGACATGTCTCAAATGGTATCTAATACTGAATAACCTTTATTTACACCCTTCTAACCTGATGAAATAATGCAGAATCGAATTCTGTGGCTGGACCAGGACAATCTTGTGGCTTGCATTGAAGCTGGGATCATTGGCCAAGATTTGGAGAAGGAGCTTAAATTCCATGGTTTCACGACTGGCCATGAGCCAGACTCCCATGAGTTCTCCAGGtaaattggaatattaacatcattttacaatgaaatttggaaacaatgaagatataaatataaattttataaaagtagATTCAAAAATCGAGAAGTATCGTCCAgatattgtttgtttttcgctCTCTGTATAtcacttaatttattctgTGTGAATTAAAGATCCTTGGCATTTAGAATTTGctttgaatttcagttgttgTTGCTACTAAACatactaaaaatgaaaattgacgataaaatattttattgactAGTCTTGGCGGATGGGTGGCCACGAGAGCGTCTGGAATGAAGAAGAATGTGTACGGCAATATCGAAGACCTGCTTGTGCATGTGCGGATGGTCACTCCGACTGGCGTATTGGAGAAGCATACGCAGGGCCCACGAGTTTCAATTGGACCTGATTTTAACCACGTGGTGCTTGGCTCAGAGGGCACCCTTGGCGTCATCACAGAAGTCGTCCTCAAGATTCGTCCTCTGCCGGCGTGCAAGAAGTACGGCTCAATCATCTTCCCTGATTTTGAATCTGGGGTGAATTGTATGAGAGAAATTGCTAAGAAGGTACGATTTGCGAGAAAACTATAGGCTAAATAGTTATTTACTGATTCTGTTTTGCAGCGGTGCCAGCCAGCATCAATTCGATTGGTTGATAATGAGCAGTTTAAGTTTGGGCAAGCTTTAAAAGCAGAGCCCAGTTTCTTTGGCCACATAACTGATGGATTCAAAAGGTTTTATGTCACAAAGATGAAAGGATACAATGTTCACAAGATGGTTGTTGCCACCCTCTTGTTTGAAGGTATATTTTTGCTCCAAAGTGTTGAAAAAGATAGTAAACATTTGCTTAATGTGTTACAGGTGAGCAAAGCACTGTTGAAAACCAGGAGAAAATGGTTTACGAAATTGCGCATCAGTTTGGCGGCATGCCAGCAGGCGAAGTCAACGGCCAAAGAGGATACACGCTCACTTTTGTTATAGCTTACATTAGAGTGAGTACAcgaatttgtgtttaattgTACGCGCTAAGTGGTCATGTATTCTCAGGATCTTGGGTTTGACTTCAACATTGTCGCTGAGTCTTTCGAAACTTCTGTCCCGTGGGATAGAACACTATCCTTGTGTAGAAACGTTAAAGGACGAGTAGCTGCAGAATGCAAAGGTAAGTCCATTTTGAGTTTATCTTACACAGCTTTAATATGGTAAAAACCAGCACGTTTCTGTTTTGTAGACCACCTGCCAgcaaggtaaaaattaatgttgattGTCTCCTAGGAATGGAAATAGGGACATTTTTAAAGggccaaaatatttctttaatttcctACTCTTGAATTCATTTTGTGATTCCTTGCATTTGAGAAGGAATCAGTagcaaaattgtgttttactTTTGGTGCAACGCACTGTATGAAATTAATCAACgctaatcaataattaaataaccaACTTTGCTACTCTTTTAATAACATAAAATTCTTGCAATTGTATCAAAGATGGTAGCATTCTGCACTGCTATTAGCATTAATCTTTACTTagattgattttcaaatttaccaaTATTGATATAGtgtaagaataatttttaaattgattggtccacattatttgcaatgaacgttttttcttcttcacatttatttcattttggttTGACGTTCTGTTTGCAAATTTACAAAGATGCGCTGcctaaacatatttttttcttcattaggGTGAAACTTGTTGAATTCAAGTAGGATagttatttaaaagcattcaTTTTTCTATACATGGCTGGTCCTGGtcgtcaatttttatttatttatcttttaactGTGGATAGCGCAgctgtcaatattttaaaaatttgatagtgcttaatgACCCTGAGGGCTGGAAAACATTTGTTCTCctctactttttaatttttgaccctttttcaacggcggctggcgcagcgTACAATTAGCCTAATTCTCGGCAGCTGCCCACGTtatccaaaatttgccggctggcgcggcgcagcgcaGGTGGTTGAGACCTTTACCAATAACATAGACCCTTGTTTGTTTCAGCCCGGGGTATTCTCCACTATTTGATGACCTGTCGAGTAACCCAGACCTATGATGCTGGCTCTGTGGTTTACTTTTACTTCGCCTTCAATTATGGTGACATGCCGGACCCTTGCCATGTCTATGAAGAAATCGAAGAGGCAGCAAGAAACGAAATCTTGGCCAGTGGTGGAAGTCTATCTCACCACCATGGGATCGGCAAGGTGCGGAAAAAGTGGTATAGGCAGCAGGTCTCCAGTCAGGGGGTGCACTTGTTCCGCGCAATCAAGCACAAGTTGGACCCCACCAACATTTTTGCTAGTGGCAACCTGGACTCTGGCGAGTTGCAGGCCAAGTTGTGAGTCcactgttttcattttttcttgccAAATTTCATTGTGATCATGATAATGTTTTTCACAACACCAAATATCCTGTTCCTTATAATTTGCAAGTTAATTTAcatactaaaaaataatcattccaattttgattggtaattttttgccattcaTATTTGCTCTTGTGTAAGCATTCTTGATTAGCTGCTTATTAGTCATctacaaatatatttgataTAGTAACTGATGGTGCTAACATTGTGTTAGTCAAGGCACCGTCATTTTGAGTCACtttgatgttttaattttaaatgcattcaGTCAAATTAACCTAAACGTAGCCtgatgttaattaatttatattgttgtACATTGGCCACACTGGAGCGTGTTCGTCTAATAGAAAAGCATAGTATTATTTCAGTATTTGGATTTGAGCGTATGTGATGGTGCAATCAAATACGTATACCCCCTGCATTTTGAAgaatctattaaaaaaacgcaCTCTCagtattctattttattttgtttttcaataacctcggtatatatatatatatcgaaAAAATATGATCCCATCTTCGCAAAGCTACCTTAATTTTTAGGTTACATTATCGCGTAGAAAGTATTAAAATGTTGCTATAAGTATTCCTGCTGAACCACCAGGATCTCCTATTATGTTACCCAGAAACCTAATTCTGTAGTCTTGTTGCTGCGATATAGCGTTTGCTTTGTAACTCTTGTCATTACCCAACAGaaatgtttacaaaataaacCAGTTTTTCTTATGTGTGTACAAATCAAGAgctgtttgtttaatttaaaatcgcgACCTTTGAGAAACTGATAAAACGTCAAAATGCTCGTATCGCTGCTTCATATGCAGATaagatgagagagagagagaatagtTTTTTCTGTTAGGACCACTCATTCTCTTGAAGGGAACTGTGCGCCGTCGAATCATACCCCGCGAGATTACTGTAAATATCCATCCAGTTCAGTGATTCTACTCGTGGTGGGGGAGTCGCGGATGAAAACAGAATTTCACTCCGGCAAAGCCGCCAGACCACGCACTACACCTTTTTCAGCCAAGACGAGATTCCAGGAAGATGCTGTCTGCGACTCTCAGCGATGGTTTTCCTCCCATGTTCGACCTGGACTCTACTGAACACTCAGTTCGGATGGAGCCGTCCATATCGCAAGAactgttaaattatttggttaaaaacAATGGGCAACAGGTGAGTGACCTCAAGAACAGGCCCGTTATAAGGACGACTGCAGCTGCTGGCGGCTTGCAAACGACGCCGACAAGAGCTATTCCAAGTGACCCACAATGCTACTTTCAcaggtttgcattttttctgtCGTTTTCAATCTCactgatataattttttttataataattctgAGTAATTTGCTAGCAGATTTTAATAAGTTCCACTTGCAACAAAAGgaagctttgaaaataaaacgcgcCAAACCAACTGAggcaattttacaaataaaattaaagaaacagACTTTATATCCTCGTTGTATTTAAAGGAATAATATTCCACTATGATTTCTGCAGatttcaaacataattttaagaattgttAGAGAcagttttcgaaaaaaaaatcaataaaaaaataccagctaatggttttatttgtaattgatTTGTTGCTCTATTAACTTAAAATCCAGCGCAGCATGTATTAGAGgctgctcaaaataaattaataaacaaaaagcatCTGTTTGATAGAATACAGAATATTTTATGGAATAATAGTGTGGTTTATAAAGCATATAAtagcagttaaaaaattcctgtCACACCTCGAAGCGAAAAACTAGACACGTTTCTTTTCAGCAGGCTCCCAAATATTAACCTTGACAAAGGTCAACCTAAAAGCCGCTTAGCAAGTTCCGAACACCCAACAATAATCGACGCGTTTTCTATACCCGCGTagaataaattcttttaataCCTGAAACATCGTTGTCAGGAATGCCTATCAGAATGGAAATTCATTGTTTTGTAATGatggatgaaaaaaatttaatttggagttaaaagtaaaaaagataaaagtaaaaaaaaaagacaaaagtaaaaaatcgcaataactgtttgcttttttgttaaaaattttgcttaccGGATATAAGGGTCAAGAATAATTCTTTGGGACACAAGGAGAGTTGCCAACTTCAAGCATAATACAATTAAAGACCTTGCCAAATGTGTAAGCGGAGTAAACAATTAATGCGATTAAACAATACGCTCGTACAAAAACTTATTAAGTCATTCAATCGACTAAATGAATGCCCATCAAACACTTTGGCACGtgaataaaaacaacattAGATGAAAGCGAGAATTCTCTCACTGATTTTGACGATGATATTTATGCATGACACATGACACAGTTTCAAGAGTGGCCTTATAATGTTGAATGCTAGGTGTTATCTCACTAATTAATTTGTAGGTATGGACATTTCTCTGGATGACAGTGACAGACCCTTGAAATATACCTACTATAATTAACCCTCCCAAGGTATTCTGCAAAAAGAACGCAatataatattgatttatgttgAAACAAGACTGCAATTCAGAttcaaatgtaattttattgcggatcagcagagcaacttaCAAACGCATTCGTTGCACTGCTGATGAATcgcattgaataaattattatagtgCCGTGCTATTTTTAGCTGTGTGCGTCTACATCCTCCTTTTACTTCTGATTAACTCTTCAAAGCAGTTGAAGTTTAGCACGTCATTATAATCTCTGTACGCGTATAGTTCGACAAAAAAATCTACCTGGAAGGAATATAAACGAAATTCAGAAGGTTTATATGCAAAATATATCTGACACTCGCGTGTTTGAATATAACACATACACAACAGAGTGGCATGAACCCCTTGAGCATCGTGCGTTCAAATCCTCTCGTGCGTGACTTGTGGGTACTTGCCAGTGCTTGTAAATCTTTATGGTTTTCTTTGCACTTGAAGTGGGAGTAATTATCCTTCAATTGAACGTCAGTCCAACCTTAAAAGACAACAATGCAGTAGAGGATATATGACACTTTCCTGCAAGTTTTAAGATCTTGCTATTCTTGGTACAGACAGCATTGAATTCAACGAGTGGGCATTTATTctcttaaaagcaaaaaataaacagcgacTCTTTCTCAAGAAGGTATAGCTATCATAGACTTAGGGATTCCCGATGCTAATTcgattaatttaatcagataATGTTTCTCGTCTTTTATGCTTAAATATCAACGGATAGCACTTTTACCgctattttattacaaactgAGTATCAAGCACAACAATTCTGATAACTgattattctttatttaagCTGGAAACCCctaattacatttattattttatttttgccaatagAATGGCTAATATAATATTGCAATTCTCACTATGCGTGTCTTTAATTTCTTAAGACctatgattatttaaacaaaagacATTGCGAATTAAAGTTAGCGAAATCTTGTTCTATCATTTGCAAATATAGGACCAATGGTGACTTGCTACTTTCTCGCATCTCTCTTTCACATTTTGTCAATACTTTTTGCATTCAAATGCAGGAACACTCAGCAGGCACACGTCTGTGATTTTAGCAGGCGCACTCTGTGGTTTAACAAAAAAGAAACCACAGAGTCATTCGtaaatttcactttcaaataCCAAGCAAACAATAGAAGAGTTATTCCTAACTTTTTGCGTAACCTCCTCCGCTATAATAAAACACCGCAACTTTCCCTTTGCATGCAGCTAtgatatttaacaaatttctttgtttttcttgtttcAGAGGACCGAGGTACATCGATCGCATTCAGCCACCTAAAGGAGGTATATTTAAAGTAACCACAGCAATTAGAATATATCGTTACATttgcaagcaaaaaataataaataaatcttagAACATTTcaagtatatttttataagataAACAATCTTATTATATAATAAGGAATAGTTTTGTATTGTTTGTCAATCAATTTAGCTAAGTAATGTTCCACTGGCGGATAGGATCAAACACTCGCTTCTCCTCTATAGCATGTTTGCTAAACAAAAAGGACCAGAGTCCAGAGAATTTTTGGAAGATGAATAAAAGAgtaactaaaaaatataactttccAGGTGGCTTGATGACTGAGAGAGAATACCGGTATTTGTCTGTATGCGTACCTTGGGAAATGTGTGCCAGTTTGTGCAAGATTGTCGATGATTTGTTTCAAAGCGAATGCTCTGGTAAGGaatatgcaataataattaatttttaaatttcagctccGCTCGATTTAGATTAAGTagcaatattaataataaatgtaaataaaaccagcccgttggctcgcattattaaggcattctcaggagtgtcaaagcaatgggaggtatttgagcagttcggagttctgttactggctacccaatgtcagagatggcaaaaagtggttagtttagtgactcgaaatgctcaaattgctcaacgggctgggaggcgactcgctacttgctggtttgcacctttccagcatgcgtgatttggcttcacgggacaaatgtctagcgtttcaatgcattcctcggtgcggaggcaagtggcctttgagtgggctgggtcactgtgcggcctggtgcgcccatgttatccgttcgcggtgttattgggacccgggtttcagcattcgtgatAGTGCAGTACGCACCCTTCCCAGTCcccggacagggataaaaagaaaaaaacacataaaaagtgtaaatttaagttaaattgcgttaattacatttttaaaaattctagagaaatttgaaaatatgttggtattaattttttaaatatattttcgtaGCTGCTGGTACTCCTAATTTTGGAGCTTCGTGTCAAGTTTCTCCCCGGTCTACGCCCTTCGGAGCAAATCTGATTTTCAGCTTTAAATTTCCTACAAACGTACCAACACTCGTGATCAACCAACTGATTC
This window encodes:
- the LOC135939526 gene encoding uncharacterized protein LOC135939526; translated protein: MRRFFHLQLIASMFCLSAFALRHHRASRALGYVPPYLPGLNRVTSDPSVRYEELALDETRLQHNQPDSSPPIFEWNAHNLGYFSRASASSRGEKGMSNPWLHFQHRPQFHTRAGHMFRHSF
- the ADPS gene encoding alkyldihydroxyacetonephosphate synthase, peroxisomal, giving the protein MATDRSSFIVKQDVRLSPCSMSAESKEAPTNGDSNSFVEVYSAENNGQQFRKAVKVNLTPSAIPKRRQELLKWNGWGYADSKFAVRKGVIWFTGNRYPIGELELPYFTQWTKDVFNVDLSKPITPQQPTSKFPDPIINTDFMAEIRKCNLAISDDGMDRLFRAHGHTLHDIYVLRVGMFARIPDLVIWPDSHDEVVKIVELATKYNVVIMPYGGGTSVTCANSCPEEEKRMIVSLDMSQMNRILWLDQDNLVACIEAGIIGQDLEKELKFHGFTTGHEPDSHEFSSLGGWVATRASGMKKNVYGNIEDLLVHVRMVTPTGVLEKHTQGPRVSIGPDFNHVVLGSEGTLGVITEVVLKIRPLPACKKYGSIIFPDFESGVNCMREIAKKRCQPASIRLVDNEQFKFGQALKAEPSFFGHITDGFKRFYVTKMKGYNVHKMVVATLLFEGEQSTVENQEKMVYEIAHQFGGMPAGEVNGQRGYTLTFVIAYIRDLGFDFNIVAESFETSVPWDRTLSLCRNVKGRVAAECKARGILHYLMTCRVTQTYDAGSVVYFYFAFNYGDMPDPCHVYEEIEEAARNEILASGGSLSHHHGIGKVRKKWYRQQVSSQGVHLFRAIKHKLDPTNIFASGNLDSGELQAKL
- the LOC135940355 gene encoding uncharacterized protein LOC135940355 — encoded protein: MLSATLSDGFPPMFDLDSTEHSVRMEPSISQELLNYLVKNNGQQVSDLKNRPVIRTTAAAGGLQTTPTRAIPSDPQCYFHRGPRYIDRIQPPKGGGLMTEREYRYLSVCVPWEMCASLCKIVDDLFQSECSAAGTPNFGASCQVSPRSTPFGANLIFSFKFPTNVPTLVINQLIHSMMERISAVPGAVIQSADFPPRPALYGFLQKSGICPDIHVYNDEILLKSSL